A stretch of Thermococcus bergensis DNA encodes these proteins:
- a CDS encoding iron-containing alcohol dehydrogenase — protein sequence MKFFSLKTRIAIGEGSLRYVESIARNHERVLILSSKSMRIHGFLNEVMNYVEEAGAEVDVIEGLPAEPSYEDVEELMPRVREFSPDLLIALGGGSVIDITKAIKVFYDAPELSFEEIAFLDRFTKPSKVIPKLKTPLVAIPSTSGAGSEVSAASVLKKDGIKYNFVSFEIAPEYAILDPRLPRTMPREVARNSGLDVLVHGIEAYTTTAATPFSDAMAIQAIKTVFKWLPLSVNGDETAREKIHYAATMAGIAFLNARLGICHSLSHKAAWIGPHGLLNAIFLPYVVEFNMKSDYARKKYTEIAKEIGFNTAEELVEVIKEFNEMLGVPRLSELVDEETFMAKLDEMAKKAYADPLVNFNPVEPSVEDMKGLYKKALLNSSS from the coding sequence ATGAAGTTCTTCAGCTTAAAAACTAGGATAGCAATTGGAGAAGGGAGCCTTAGGTATGTGGAGAGCATTGCTAGGAACCACGAGAGGGTCTTGATCTTATCTAGTAAGTCAATGCGCATTCATGGGTTCTTAAACGAGGTCATGAACTATGTGGAGGAAGCGGGGGCTGAAGTTGATGTTATAGAGGGCTTACCTGCAGAGCCAAGCTATGAGGACGTTGAGGAGCTGATGCCAAGAGTTAGAGAGTTTTCTCCGGATTTGCTCATAGCCCTAGGAGGCGGAAGCGTAATAGACATCACAAAGGCGATAAAGGTGTTTTACGATGCTCCAGAACTGAGCTTTGAGGAAATCGCATTCCTCGACAGGTTTACAAAGCCTTCCAAAGTTATTCCCAAACTCAAGACTCCCTTGGTAGCAATACCCTCTACAAGCGGTGCTGGGAGTGAAGTTTCAGCGGCAAGCGTTCTCAAGAAAGATGGCATAAAATACAACTTTGTGTCATTTGAAATTGCCCCAGAATACGCTATTTTGGATCCAAGGTTGCCCAGGACTATGCCGAGAGAAGTTGCAAGAAACAGCGGACTTGATGTTCTTGTCCATGGAATTGAGGCTTATACTACGACAGCAGCCACGCCCTTCAGCGATGCGATGGCGATACAAGCCATAAAAACCGTCTTTAAGTGGCTTCCGCTGTCCGTTAATGGCGATGAAACCGCAAGAGAGAAAATCCACTATGCGGCAACAATGGCGGGGATAGCTTTCTTGAATGCACGTCTCGGAATATGCCACAGCCTAAGTCACAAAGCCGCATGGATCGGTCCCCATGGGTTGCTCAATGCTATCTTCCTTCCATATGTGGTTGAGTTCAACATGAAAAGCGACTATGCACGGAAGAAATACACTGAGATAGCAAAGGAAATAGGGTTCAACACCGCTGAAGAGTTGGTCGAAGTTATCAAAGAGTTTAACGAAATGCTTGGAGTGCCCAGGCTCAGCGAGCTTGTAGACGAGGAGACCTTCATGGCAAAGCTGGATGAGATGGCAAAGAAGGCCTATGCAGACCCCCTGGTCAACTTCAATCCCGTGGAGCCCAGCGTTGAAGATATGAAAGGACTCTATAAAAAAGCCTTGCTTAACAGTTCTTCCTAA